A region of Deltaproteobacteria bacterium DNA encodes the following proteins:
- a CDS encoding nitroreductase family deazaflavin-dependent oxidoreductase, translating into MSVANVFVFRLTGGRLGSKFFNHGSPVGLLTTTGRKSGAMRVAPLIYMNDGPRVVLVASQGGMPRHPVWYLNLEQNPDVSLETRESGVRSYRARRASSEEKSALWPRLCEVYPDYADYQARTERDIPVVVLEPR; encoded by the coding sequence ATGAGCGTCGCGAACGTGTTCGTGTTTCGCCTGACGGGCGGCCGGCTCGGCTCGAAGTTCTTCAATCACGGCTCGCCCGTGGGCCTGCTCACCACGACCGGCCGAAAGTCCGGCGCGATGCGCGTCGCGCCGCTCATCTACATGAACGACGGCCCGCGCGTCGTGCTCGTCGCTTCGCAAGGCGGCATGCCGAGGCACCCCGTCTGGTACCTGAACCTCGAGCAGAACCCCGACGTGTCGTTAGAAACGCGCGAGAGCGGCGTGCGCAGCTACCGCGCCCGGCGCGCGAGCAGCGAAGAGAAGAGCGCGCTCTGGCCGCGGCTGTGCGAGGTCTACCCCGACTACGCGGACTACCAGGCGCGCACCGAGCGCGACATCCCGGTGGTGGTGCTGGAGCCGCGCTGA
- a CDS encoding amidohydrolase family protein, with protein sequence MVHLELIDPADVPRFAALGAVASFSPQWHRRDSFTIDALEPYIGSERHERLYPVKTLLDAGAHVAYGSDWPVDPPDYFDAIETGVTRERAIAVSGTLAGVLGADQRLTIEQALRAYTAGAAHQLRRDADFGTLAPGKLADFIVLNANPLALDPRQISEIEVVETYVGGERAYEAPSTE encoded by the coding sequence CTGGTTCACCTCGAGCTGATCGATCCCGCGGATGTCCCGCGCTTCGCCGCGCTCGGCGCGGTCGCGAGCTTCTCGCCGCAGTGGCATCGCCGCGACTCGTTCACGATCGATGCGCTCGAGCCGTACATCGGGAGCGAACGTCACGAGCGCCTCTACCCGGTGAAGACGCTGCTCGACGCCGGCGCCCACGTCGCGTACGGCAGCGACTGGCCCGTCGACCCGCCCGATTACTTCGATGCGATCGAGACCGGGGTCACGCGCGAGCGAGCCATCGCGGTCTCGGGCACGCTTGCGGGCGTGCTCGGCGCGGACCAGCGCCTAACAATCGAGCAGGCGCTCCGCGCCTACACCGCGGGCGCCGCCCATCAACTCCGCCGCGACGCCGACTTCGGCACGCTCGCTCCCGGCAAGCTCGCGGACTTCATCGTGCTGAACGCGAACCCGCTCGCGCTCGACCCGCGGCAGATCTCGGAGATCGAAGTGGTGGAGACGTACGTGGGCGGCGAGCGCGCGTACGAGGCGCCTTCGACCGAGTAG
- a CDS encoding NAD(P)/FAD-dependent oxidoreductase, translating into MSDEVLDALVIGAGFAGLSAAARLRQRGVERFALLEQGAGVGEFWRTNYDRIRLHSAFHDLPDDGGERARYGPLLSRDELVAYFEAYARRHGVYERARFGERVTCVAREGEAWRVEATSGVFRARTLAVATAGNRKPLVPALGGEDVFRGELLHSKHYRNPARFVGKRVLVLGSGCSGSEIALDLANGGAAHVALFIRAPRWVISVARMVALARVARLAGLAFTPAKLAESHRISRVDAGFAAEIAKRDGAMRKCALDASDIGLARPPRGPAEEMYRHARIPWFDHGTLAAIRKGRIELVNGNERPLATLTETGAQLGAREERYDAVILGTGFVPALDELIAEPARYLARRPETGLVYPITDGRCASTVDPALFFPGFDTNANGGLSLGLWGFEVADRMADVIAS; encoded by the coding sequence ATGAGTGACGAGGTGCTCGACGCGCTCGTGATCGGCGCCGGCTTCGCAGGTCTCTCGGCCGCGGCGCGGCTGCGGCAGCGCGGCGTCGAGAGGTTCGCGCTGCTGGAGCAGGGCGCGGGCGTCGGCGAGTTCTGGCGCACGAACTACGACCGCATTCGCCTGCACTCCGCGTTTCACGACTTGCCCGACGACGGCGGCGAGCGCGCGAGGTACGGGCCGCTACTGAGCCGCGACGAGCTCGTCGCGTACTTCGAGGCGTATGCGCGCCGCCACGGCGTGTACGAGCGCGCGCGCTTCGGCGAGCGCGTGACGTGCGTCGCACGCGAGGGCGAGGCGTGGCGCGTCGAGGCGACGAGCGGCGTGTTTCGCGCGCGCACGCTCGCGGTGGCGACCGCGGGCAACCGCAAGCCGCTGGTGCCGGCGCTCGGCGGCGAGGACGTGTTTCGCGGCGAGCTGCTGCACAGCAAGCACTACCGGAACCCCGCGCGCTTCGTGGGCAAGCGCGTGCTGGTGTTGGGCAGCGGCTGCTCGGGCTCGGAGATCGCGCTCGACCTCGCGAACGGCGGCGCTGCACACGTGGCGCTCTTCATCCGCGCGCCGCGCTGGGTGATCTCGGTGGCGCGCATGGTCGCGCTCGCGCGCGTCGCGCGGCTCGCGGGCCTCGCCTTCACGCCGGCGAAGCTCGCGGAGTCGCACCGCATCTCGCGCGTCGACGCCGGCTTCGCCGCCGAGATCGCGAAGCGCGACGGCGCGATGCGCAAGTGCGCGCTCGACGCGAGCGACATCGGCCTCGCGCGACCGCCGCGCGGCCCTGCCGAGGAGATGTACCGCCACGCGCGCATCCCGTGGTTCGACCATGGCACGCTCGCCGCGATCCGCAAAGGACGCATCGAACTTGTCAACGGCAATGAGCGCCCGCTCGCGACGCTCACCGAGACCGGAGCGCAGCTCGGCGCGCGAGAAGAGCGCTACGACGCGGTGATTCTCGGCACCGGCTTCGTGCCCGCGCTCGACGAGCTCATCGCGGAGCCCGCGCGCTACCTCGCGCGCCGCCCGGAGACCGGGCTCGTCTACCCGATCACCGATGGCCGCTGCGCGTCGACGGTCGACCCGGCGCTCTTCTTCCCCGGCTTCGACACGAACGCGAACGGCGGACTCAGCCTCGGCCTCTGGGGCTTCGAGGTAGCGGATCGCATGGCGGACGTGATCGCCAGCTGA
- a CDS encoding acyl-CoA dehydrogenase family protein — MDLSFTPEQEKFRAEVRAWLAANLARPWSQEVRDPKHTADSLVELRRAWQKKMHAAGYLGMGWAPEWGGRGASAVEDAILQEELARADAPQVPNFLGISLLGPALIHHGTEEQRRRFIPKMLDASEIWCQGFSEPGSGSDLASLRTRAVPDGEHFRIYGQKVWTTFGPWADWIFVLARTDMDDRYGGITFFLMPIAQKGVEMRGIRQITGESEFGEVFFDGGLARREHIVGKIGEGWKVAMTLLGYERGGATLSHPAEYDGQLEGLAAGLKHNGVLERADVREKLGRLVVENEVMRANGLRNLANIASGNAPGPESSIEKIFWSEYAKRLTDTALDLLGPQAQLDDKHANARPDVNWSYEFLWTRAGTIYSGSSEIQRNIISKRVLRLPTK, encoded by the coding sequence ATGGATCTCAGCTTCACGCCTGAGCAGGAGAAGTTCCGCGCCGAGGTGCGCGCTTGGCTCGCCGCGAATCTCGCGCGGCCGTGGAGCCAGGAGGTGCGCGACCCGAAGCACACCGCCGACTCGCTGGTCGAGCTGCGGCGCGCGTGGCAGAAGAAGATGCACGCCGCGGGCTACCTCGGGATGGGCTGGGCGCCCGAATGGGGCGGCCGCGGCGCGAGCGCCGTCGAGGACGCGATCCTGCAAGAGGAGCTCGCGCGCGCCGACGCGCCGCAGGTGCCGAACTTCCTCGGCATCTCCTTGTTAGGGCCCGCCCTGATCCACCACGGCACGGAAGAGCAGCGCCGCCGCTTCATCCCGAAGATGCTCGACGCGAGCGAGATCTGGTGTCAGGGCTTCAGCGAACCGGGCTCGGGCTCCGACCTCGCGTCGCTGCGCACGCGCGCAGTGCCCGACGGCGAGCACTTCCGCATCTACGGCCAGAAGGTGTGGACCACGTTCGGTCCGTGGGCGGACTGGATCTTCGTGCTCGCGCGCACCGACATGGACGATCGCTACGGCGGCATCACGTTCTTCCTGATGCCGATCGCGCAGAAGGGCGTCGAGATGCGCGGCATCCGCCAGATCACCGGCGAGAGCGAGTTCGGCGAGGTGTTCTTCGACGGCGGCCTCGCGCGCCGCGAGCACATCGTCGGCAAGATCGGCGAGGGCTGGAAGGTGGCGATGACGCTGCTCGGCTACGAGCGCGGCGGCGCGACGCTCTCGCATCCCGCCGAGTACGACGGCCAGCTCGAGGGCCTCGCCGCGGGCCTGAAGCATAACGGAGTGCTCGAGCGCGCGGACGTGCGCGAGAAGCTCGGCCGCCTCGTCGTCGAGAACGAGGTGATGCGCGCGAACGGGCTGCGCAACCTCGCGAACATCGCGTCGGGCAACGCGCCGGGCCCGGAGTCTTCGATCGAGAAGATCTTCTGGAGCGAGTACGCGAAGCGCCTCACCGACACCGCGCTCGACCTGTTAGGTCCGCAGGCGCAGCTCGACGACAAGCACGCGAATGCCCGGCCAGACGTGAACTGGTCCTACGAATTCCTGTGGACGCGCGCGGGCACGATCTACTCGGGCTCGAGCGAGATCCAGCGCAACATCATCTCGAAGCGCGTGCTTCGACTGCCGACGAAGTAG
- a CDS encoding amidohydrolase family protein — translation MREIALFVALIALTLTACPTTPKAPPPPPADLVLRGGVVYSAIANAPLAQALAVRAGRIVFVGSNDDALAHVGEATRVVSLQGRFVMPGLVDGHVHPLRGGQMLTACSLGYEALTRSQLRERVAACLAAEPNAGPDDWLEVFAWQAQAIVPAGARITKKTLDRIETRRPVYVQGADGHVALANSRALELAGVTATTLDPHDGKFLRDENGAPNGYLLDGASTIVESAIPPLTTAKLREHLAAAHASMLSLGVTAYLAAAVPPEQLAAWSERSAAPQPRAHLALLVDAALEREPALVAARLRGIRDTLAQGDLRIGTVKFFLDGVMEHPAQTAALLSPYLGGGEGELYADASVLARLATRLEAEGWQLHFHAIGDRAVRTALDAIEAARRVNGP, via the coding sequence ATGCGAGAGATCGCTCTGTTCGTCGCCCTCATCGCCCTAACACTCACCGCCTGCCCGACCACGCCCAAGGCGCCGCCGCCTCCGCCGGCGGATCTCGTGCTGCGCGGCGGCGTCGTGTACTCCGCGATCGCGAACGCGCCCCTCGCGCAGGCGCTCGCGGTGCGCGCTGGCCGCATCGTGTTCGTGGGCTCGAACGACGACGCGCTCGCGCACGTCGGCGAGGCAACGCGCGTCGTGTCGCTCCAGGGCCGCTTCGTGATGCCCGGCCTCGTCGACGGCCACGTGCACCCGCTGCGCGGCGGGCAGATGCTGACCGCCTGCTCGCTCGGCTACGAGGCGCTCACGCGCTCGCAGCTGCGTGAGCGCGTCGCGGCGTGCCTCGCTGCCGAGCCGAACGCGGGGCCCGACGACTGGCTCGAAGTGTTCGCGTGGCAGGCGCAGGCCATCGTGCCGGCGGGTGCGCGCATCACGAAGAAGACGCTCGATCGCATCGAAACGAGGCGCCCGGTCTACGTGCAAGGCGCCGACGGGCACGTTGCGCTCGCGAACTCGCGCGCGCTCGAGCTCGCCGGCGTGACGGCGACGACGCTCGACCCGCACGACGGGAAGTTCCTGCGCGACGAGAACGGCGCTCCGAACGGCTACCTGCTCGACGGCGCCTCCACCATCGTCGAGTCCGCGATCCCGCCCCTGACGACCGCGAAGCTGCGCGAGCACCTCGCCGCGGCGCACGCGAGCATGCTCTCGCTCGGCGTCACGGCGTACCTCGCCGCCGCGGTGCCGCCGGAGCAGCTCGCCGCGTGGTCCGAGCGAAGCGCCGCGCCGCAGCCGCGCGCGCACCTCGCGCTGCTCGTCGACGCCGCGCTCGAGCGCGAGCCGGCGCTCGTGGCGGCGCGGCTGCGCGGCATCCGCGACACGCTCGCGCAGGGCGACCTGCGCATCGGCACGGTCAAGTTCTTCCTCGACGGCGTGATGGAGCACCCCGCGCAGACTGCGGCGCTGCTCTCGCCTTACCTCGGCGGCGGCGAGGGCGAGCTCTATGCCGACGCGAGCGTGCTCGCGCGGCTCGCGACGAGGCTCGAAGCGGAAGGCTGGCAGCTGCACTTCCACGCGATCGGAGACCGCGCGGTGCGCACCGCCCTGGACGCGATCGAGGCTGCGCGTCGCGTGAACGGACCGTAG
- a CDS encoding acyl-CoA/acyl-ACP dehydrogenase: MQFHLDEDRALLARSTRELLEKEAPLATNRQIMESEAGGYSKALFRQLGELGYSSLLLSEDEGGLGPVACVAVLQEMGRVALPGPFLDLALAIRVLAGSSSDAAKKCLDAASKGEALVVLARGESLVTGDVGAPTTAFAGGRVKGVKRFVPFGAQADALLVETTGGVVLVPRPASGWNAKPQPTIDHAQRFAEIALDDAGHLVCEGQAACKAMGEVDRLGALGASALLLGLMERALEITVAYTMERHAFGAPIAINQALQHRAADMVLQVESGRASTYRAAFAAETHASDAGYLAAVAKAWAGPAARQVCGEAIQMHGGVGFTWEYDPHVYFKRVKTLETFYGTTRSMLEHALQARGW; encoded by the coding sequence ATGCAATTCCATCTCGACGAAGACCGCGCCCTGCTCGCCCGCTCGACGCGCGAGCTGCTGGAGAAAGAGGCGCCGCTCGCGACGAATCGCCAGATCATGGAGAGCGAGGCGGGGGGCTACTCGAAGGCGCTGTTCAGGCAGCTCGGCGAGCTCGGCTACTCGAGCCTGCTGCTGAGCGAAGACGAAGGCGGCCTCGGTCCCGTCGCGTGCGTGGCGGTGCTTCAAGAGATGGGCCGCGTGGCGCTGCCCGGGCCCTTCCTCGATCTCGCGCTCGCGATCCGCGTGCTCGCGGGCAGCTCGAGCGATGCGGCGAAGAAGTGCCTCGACGCCGCGAGCAAGGGCGAGGCGCTCGTGGTGCTCGCGCGGGGCGAATCGCTCGTGACGGGCGACGTCGGCGCACCGACCACGGCGTTCGCGGGTGGTCGCGTGAAAGGGGTGAAGCGCTTCGTGCCGTTCGGCGCGCAGGCCGACGCGCTGCTGGTCGAGACGACCGGCGGCGTCGTGCTCGTGCCGAGGCCGGCGAGCGGCTGGAACGCGAAGCCGCAGCCGACCATCGACCACGCGCAGCGCTTCGCCGAGATCGCGCTCGACGACGCGGGGCACCTCGTGTGCGAGGGCCAGGCGGCGTGCAAGGCGATGGGCGAAGTCGACCGGCTCGGCGCGCTCGGGGCCTCCGCGCTCTTGTTGGGGCTGATGGAGCGCGCGCTCGAGATCACCGTCGCCTACACGATGGAGCGCCATGCGTTCGGCGCGCCGATCGCGATCAACCAAGCGCTCCAGCACCGCGCGGCCGACATGGTGCTGCAGGTGGAGAGCGGACGAGCCTCGACGTATCGCGCCGCGTTCGCCGCGGAGACGCATGCTTCCGACGCCGGCTACCTCGCGGCGGTGGCGAAGGCGTGGGCAGGCCCCGCGGCTCGCCAGGTGTGCGGCGAGGCGATTCAGATGCACGGGGGCGTCGGCTTCACCTGGGAATACGACCCGCACGTCTACTTCAAGCGCGTGAAGACGCTGGAGACGTTCTACGGCACGACGCGCTCGATGCTCGAGCACGCGCTGCAAGCGCGCGGCTGGTAG
- a CDS encoding nuclear transport factor 2 family protein, giving the protein MPRSESAHAAISAVLARYCRGIDRLDLEAVRACYWPGATDSHGGFHGTRDEFVAWVGTLLARFESTMHFLGNVLIEVNGNAAVSEAYALAFHRSAEAKPSLNLIVGVRYVDRFEKRRGAWKIAKRVCVTEWSRVDDEAGRFPIAQGHVRGARDRSDVVYAMLAELRAKPRRRRARASKKR; this is encoded by the coding sequence ATGCCCCGCTCCGAGTCCGCGCACGCCGCCATCTCCGCCGTCCTCGCGCGCTACTGCCGCGGCATCGATCGCCTCGATCTGGAGGCGGTCCGCGCCTGTTATTGGCCGGGTGCGACCGACTCGCACGGCGGCTTTCACGGCACGCGCGACGAGTTCGTCGCCTGGGTAGGGACGCTGCTCGCGCGCTTCGAATCCACGATGCACTTCCTCGGCAACGTGTTGATCGAGGTGAACGGGAACGCCGCGGTGTCCGAGGCGTACGCGCTCGCGTTTCACCGCAGCGCGGAGGCGAAGCCGAGCCTCAACCTGATCGTGGGTGTGCGCTACGTGGATCGCTTCGAGAAGCGACGCGGCGCGTGGAAGATCGCGAAGCGCGTGTGCGTCACGGAGTGGTCGCGCGTCGACGACGAGGCGGGGCGCTTCCCGATCGCGCAGGGCCATGTGCGCGGCGCGCGCGATCGCAGCGACGTCGTGTACGCGATGCTGGCGGAGCTGCGCGCGAAGCCGCGTCGCAGGCGCGCGCGGGCGAGCAAGAAGCGATGA
- a CDS encoding tetratricopeptide repeat protein: MSLQRNDSYERARELDAAAIARRRGRVQEAISHYERVLRAEPKNPELLRRIAPLFAQANEPDRAWNSYRAAAQEFLSAGFADKAIGVYREAAQVMPRTAIAWLSIAELEQSRGRIVDAKLALLTGRGHYREREDACVAADLLRRALAIDASDFDARLDLAHCERKAGETRLALASLAEALALRPDTVKRIRWEELRTERTSVRFFAWLRALVTTPPPRAHHPQLARANSAPERRGVKLALRPATLKSAPSPAIGESWRAAHAS; encoded by the coding sequence ATGAGCTTGCAGCGAAACGATTCTTACGAGCGCGCGCGCGAGCTCGACGCCGCGGCGATCGCGCGCCGCCGTGGCCGCGTGCAAGAGGCGATCTCGCACTACGAGCGGGTGCTACGCGCGGAGCCGAAGAACCCGGAGCTGCTGCGCCGAATCGCGCCGCTGTTCGCGCAGGCGAACGAGCCCGATCGCGCGTGGAACTCCTACCGCGCCGCAGCGCAGGAGTTCCTGAGCGCGGGCTTCGCCGACAAAGCGATCGGCGTGTATCGCGAGGCGGCGCAGGTGATGCCGCGAACCGCGATCGCGTGGCTCTCGATCGCCGAGCTCGAGCAGTCGCGCGGCAGGATCGTCGACGCGAAGCTCGCGCTGCTCACGGGCCGCGGGCACTACCGCGAGCGCGAGGACGCGTGCGTCGCCGCCGACTTGTTACGGCGCGCGCTCGCGATCGACGCGAGCGACTTCGACGCGCGCCTCGATCTCGCCCACTGCGAGCGCAAAGCCGGCGAGACGCGGCTCGCGCTCGCGAGCCTGGCCGAGGCGCTCGCGCTGCGCCCCGACACCGTGAAGCGCATTCGCTGGGAGGAGCTGCGCACCGAGCGCACCAGCGTGCGCTTCTTCGCCTGGCTGCGCGCGCTCGTCACCACGCCGCCGCCGCGCGCGCACCACCCGCAGCTCGCCCGCGCCAACAGCGCGCCGGAGCGCCGCGGCGTGAAGCTCGCGCTGCGGCCGGCGACGCTGAAGTCGGCGCCGAGCCCGGCGATCGGCGAGAGCTGGCGAGCCGCGCACGCGTCGTGA
- a CDS encoding GNAT family N-acetyltransferase: protein MSDSLPRTRLASLLDLDAVAPLLDAYRQFYEQAPDLAGARAYLAERMGRGECVVYVALGAGSEIVGFTLLYPTFTSVAMRRIFVLNDLFVAPAARSTRAGVALLEAAKAHARAAGALRLSLRTAHTNTRAQGVYERNGWALETKFRQYDFVL from the coding sequence ATGAGTGATTCGCTGCCGCGCACGCGCTTGGCGTCGCTCCTCGATCTCGATGCGGTTGCGCCGCTGCTCGACGCTTACCGGCAGTTCTACGAGCAGGCGCCGGATCTGGCGGGCGCGCGGGCGTATCTCGCGGAGCGCATGGGGCGCGGCGAGTGTGTCGTGTACGTCGCGCTCGGGGCGGGCAGCGAGATCGTCGGCTTCACGCTGCTGTATCCGACGTTCACGTCCGTCGCGATGCGGCGCATCTTCGTCCTCAACGACTTGTTCGTGGCGCCCGCGGCGCGCAGCACGCGCGCGGGCGTCGCGCTGCTCGAGGCCGCGAAGGCGCACGCGCGCGCGGCCGGTGCGCTACGGCTCTCGCTGCGCACCGCGCACACCAACACGCGCGCGCAGGGCGTCTACGAGCGAAACGGCTGGGCGCTGGAGACGAAGTTCAGGCAGTACGACTTCGTGCTGTGA
- a CDS encoding VOC family protein — MPLGSITPILRIFDEEKAIDFYVAYLGFTIDWRHRFSDDHPLYVQASRDGCVIHLSEHHGDATPGAAIRIRTDALDAFRAELKGRRSRFVKPSIKTAPWGERSMSFADPFGNRLTFFEPRAAT, encoded by the coding sequence ATGCCGCTCGGCTCGATCACGCCGATTCTTCGCATCTTCGACGAAGAGAAGGCGATCGATTTCTACGTCGCGTACCTCGGCTTCACGATCGATTGGCGACACCGCTTCTCCGACGACCATCCGCTCTACGTGCAGGCCTCGCGCGATGGCTGCGTGATCCACCTCTCCGAGCACCACGGCGATGCAACCCCTGGCGCGGCGATTCGAATTCGCACCGACGCGCTCGACGCGTTTCGCGCGGAGCTGAAGGGCCGCAGATCGCGCTTCGTGAAACCGAGCATCAAGACCGCGCCGTGGGGCGAGCGCTCGATGTCGTTCGCCGACCCGTTCGGCAACAGGCTGACGTTCTTCGAGCCGCGCGCGGCCACCTGA
- a CDS encoding aryl-sulfate sulfotransferase produces MKIRPVILVLALCAGGCAEKEPAAAPRAENAATQVARPSGLTKHDAARVSPGYVLYAPLLSNRTYLIDNEGRVVHVWQSITSPGGEQVLMDDGSLLRLGRDLDFEHFRTGGVGGWLERIDWDGEEQWAWKFASERAVTHHDFEPLPNGNVLALAWEKKTPEEARRAGRRADRIPAQGLWPDFVIEVKPEPPRSGAIVWEWHVWDQLVQHVDATGETYGAPSEHPGKLDINAGSPPPTVSDEELAQLKALGYVPDDAKPEDLEADFLHVNAIDYHAGLDQIALSVPTLGEVWILDHGTTTEEARTSSGGKRGRGGEILYRWGNPSSYGRSSPSEQRLGYQHDARWVPEGFPGAGRITIFNNNVGGSGEWSAIEEIELPLLPSGLYALASGAAFAPREPAWRYEAEPRESFFAPFISGAHRTANGNTLICSGTQGRLFEVTPAGEIVWEFWNPYAGSVRLKDGSLPQPGLDKDPHAVFRATRIPPDHPALRGRKLAPLDPQPEVTPRAAD; encoded by the coding sequence ATGAAGATCCGACCGGTGATTCTCGTGCTCGCGTTGTGCGCGGGCGGCTGCGCCGAGAAGGAGCCCGCTGCCGCGCCTCGCGCGGAGAACGCTGCCACGCAGGTCGCGCGGCCGAGCGGGCTCACGAAGCACGACGCCGCGCGTGTCTCGCCGGGTTACGTGCTCTACGCGCCGCTGCTCTCGAACCGCACGTACCTGATCGACAACGAGGGCCGCGTCGTGCACGTCTGGCAGAGCATCACGTCGCCGGGCGGCGAGCAGGTGCTGATGGACGATGGCTCGCTGCTGCGGCTCGGGCGCGATCTCGACTTCGAGCACTTCCGCACGGGCGGCGTCGGCGGCTGGCTCGAGCGCATCGACTGGGACGGCGAGGAGCAGTGGGCGTGGAAGTTCGCGAGCGAGCGGGCGGTCACGCATCACGACTTCGAGCCGTTGCCGAACGGCAACGTGCTCGCGTTGGCGTGGGAGAAGAAGACGCCCGAGGAAGCGCGGCGCGCGGGCCGGCGCGCGGATCGCATTCCCGCGCAGGGTCTCTGGCCAGACTTCGTGATCGAGGTGAAGCCCGAGCCGCCGCGCAGCGGCGCGATCGTGTGGGAGTGGCACGTGTGGGATCAGCTCGTGCAGCACGTCGACGCGACGGGGGAGACGTACGGCGCGCCGAGCGAGCACCCCGGCAAGCTCGACATCAACGCGGGCTCGCCGCCGCCCACGGTGAGCGACGAAGAGCTCGCGCAGCTGAAGGCGCTCGGATACGTGCCCGACGACGCGAAGCCGGAAGACCTCGAAGCGGACTTCCTGCACGTCAACGCGATCGACTACCACGCGGGCCTCGACCAGATCGCGCTCAGCGTGCCCACGCTCGGCGAGGTGTGGATTCTCGATCACGGCACGACCACCGAAGAAGCGCGCACGAGCAGCGGCGGAAAGCGCGGCCGCGGCGGCGAGATCCTCTACCGCTGGGGCAACCCGAGTAGTTACGGCCGCAGCTCCCCGAGCGAGCAGCGCCTCGGCTACCAGCACGACGCGCGCTGGGTGCCGGAGGGCTTCCCCGGCGCGGGCCGCATCACGATCTTCAATAACAACGTGGGCGGCAGCGGAGAGTGGTCCGCGATCGAGGAGATCGAGCTGCCGCTGCTGCCGAGCGGCCTCTACGCGCTCGCGAGCGGCGCAGCCTTCGCGCCGCGCGAGCCGGCGTGGCGCTACGAAGCCGAGCCGCGCGAGAGCTTCTTCGCCCCGTTCATCTCGGGCGCGCACCGCACCGCGAACGGCAACACGCTGATCTGCAGCGGCACGCAGGGGCGACTGTTCGAGGTGACGCCGGCAGGCGAGATCGTGTGGGAGTTCTGGAATCCGTACGCCGGCAGCGTGCGGCTGAAGGACGGCTCGCTCCCGCAGCCCGGCCTCGACAAGGATCCGCACGCCGTGTTCCGCGCCACGCGCATTCCGCCCGATCACCCCGCGCTGCGCGGGAGGAAGCTCGCGCCGCTCGATCCCCAGCCGGAAGTGACGCCTCGCGCTGCGGATTGA
- a CDS encoding 3-oxoacyl-ACP reductase FabG: protein MRLADKLAVVTGAGSGIGRAIAQAFAREGATVAVVDVREAPARETVSLLAHGKHAAFTCDVADGAAVARTFDAIDAAFGRIDVVVNNAGVDKVPGDGMDKLMENRGLLTPFMSDEAFQRMMAINVFGVFACTREGVKRMLRDKRGGAVINMSSIAGLSGQGVTHYSASKSAVLGLTRATARELGPHGIRVNAICPGVIDTPMAAGVPEAALKPLLGATPLRRIGKPEDIANAAVYLASEESSFVTGQWISPNGGLVMV, encoded by the coding sequence GTGCGCCTCGCGGACAAGCTCGCAGTTGTTACGGGCGCCGGCTCCGGGATCGGCCGCGCGATCGCGCAGGCGTTCGCGCGCGAGGGCGCGACCGTCGCGGTGGTCGACGTGCGCGAGGCGCCGGCGCGCGAGACCGTCTCGCTGCTCGCGCACGGCAAGCACGCCGCGTTCACGTGCGACGTCGCGGACGGCGCCGCGGTCGCGCGCACCTTCGACGCGATCGACGCGGCGTTCGGGCGCATCGACGTGGTCGTGAACAACGCGGGCGTCGACAAAGTGCCAGGCGACGGCATGGACAAGCTGATGGAGAACCGCGGGCTGCTCACGCCGTTCATGAGCGACGAAGCCTTCCAGCGCATGATGGCCATCAACGTGTTCGGCGTGTTCGCCTGCACGCGCGAGGGCGTGAAGCGCATGCTGCGCGACAAGCGCGGCGGCGCGGTGATCAACATGTCGAGCATCGCGGGCCTCAGCGGCCAAGGCGTCACGCACTACAGCGCGTCGAAGAGCGCAGTGCTCGGCCTCACGCGCGCGACGGCGCGCGAGCTCGGCCCGCATGGCATCCGCGTCAACGCGATCTGCCCCGGCGTGATCGACACACCGATGGCGGCCGGCGTCCCCGAGGCGGCGCTCAAGCCGCTGCTCGGCGCGACGCCACTGCGCCGCATCGGGAAGCCCGAGGACATCGCGAATGCGGCGGTGTATCTCGCGAGCGAGGAAAGCTCGTTCGTCACGGGGCAGTGGATCAGTCCGAACGGTGGCCTCGTGATGGTCTAG